DNA sequence from the Acidobacteriota bacterium genome:
GTCGTTATTGCCCGTACCCAGCGCGGCATCCAGATCAATCACATTGATGACCGGGAAACCGCGAAACTTTCTGAGCATCACCATCGGGTCTACTTCGAGTTTTTTCTCACGACCGCGCACGAGCTGCACGGCCATCCCATCCATCAGATCAATGCACGGCACGATCATAGGCACGTTCCTTAGTGGAAATTACCGACTTATTTAATGGCCCGGCCCGCGATCTGCGGCGCCACATGAGCAAGTGGCAGGCGGAAATGCTCGATCTCCACACGCGCGAATCCGGCGTCCTCAATGGCTTGCCATGTTTCGCGGTCGGGGTGGCATCCGTTGCCGATCCACATTTCGATCGGTCGCAGCCATCGCTGAACCTTGCGCAATCGTGTGCCCAGCGGGGCGGCGACATGCTCCAGAAACACAAACTGCCCGCCCGGCTTCAGCACCCGGCGTATTTCGTTTAACACCTGTTCCGGATTAGCCACCGAGCACAAAACCAGCGTGCTGACAACTGCATCCTGGCTCGCATCTTCGACGGGCAGCCTCTCCGCGTATCCATGTCGAAGATCAGCCACCACGCCCGCATCCATGATCGCGCGCGCGAGATGGCGATCCATGTGGACGTTGGGCTCGACGCCAG
Encoded proteins:
- a CDS encoding SAM-dependent methyltransferase gives rise to the protein MRNDMGARFHAWLMSHAGPRYDALTAERKRVLLGGLRGKILEIGPGTGPNLRYYSRDNIWTGVEPNVHMDRHLARAIMDAGVVADLRHGYAERLPVEDASQDAVVSTLVLCSVANPEQVLNEIRRVLKPGGQFVFLEHVAAPLGTRLRKVQRWLRPIEMWIGNGCHPDRETWQAIEDAGFARVEIEHFRLPLAHVAPQIAGRAIK